Genomic window (Xenopus laevis strain J_2021 chromosome 3S, Xenopus_laevis_v10.1, whole genome shotgun sequence):
CTTGCAGGAACCTCCATTTGAGCCCATTGATTCTGTGGAATTCAAGTTCTTGACTCTTTAGACGGTTTTCTTACGGGCTACAGCTTCAGCAAGGAGAGTATCGGAATTGGCAGAACTTTCTTACAAATCTTCATCCAGACAAGGCAGAACTTCGTACTGACCCAGACTTTCTTCCTAAATTGGTCTCTGCCTTCCATTTAAACCAAGACATTGTGATCCCATCACTCCAGTCTCAAGACTCAGCACAACATTCTGACATTAGTCTCAAGTTAGACCCAGTCAGGGCCCTGAAAACTTACGTTATGAGAACCGAGTCCCTTGGAAAGATCCCCTGTTCATACTTTTCGGGGGACACAGAGCGGGGGAAGAGCTCCATAGCTAAATGGATAGTGGAATCCAGATCTGAAGCTTATAGCAAAGCTCCTTCACAGACTTTACAGCCAACGGACGCTagagggagacacaggaagaggaggagcttaaGAATTCATTAATTGTtggtcctgcctccagagaggagaacttaagaTTCTGGGTCACATGATTTTACTTTTGGGTGGGAGCAGGGGTAACACTGGGGGGCCCTCTCACTCCACTCTTTTAGTTAAGTAGCCTGTGCAGAGAAAGTGCCCATTGTTGTGTGCAGAGCAGAGGAGGGGGAGGAGTCTAATGGAGCAGGTGCTACTCACAGTCTCTCTGGGTCACAagatttttgggacttagaggAAGAGTCTGCAGGTTGTGGAGCCAATGGGAAGACTTTGTGAGTAGAATTTGGGAATTTGCAGCAAAGTGAGGCTGAGAGGTTTGGAGGAAGAAATACAGGGAAAGGATTAACCTCATGTGTTGGTCCCTCTGCTTGTGCTCAGGGGGGCACAAAACCTTCAAAATACTCAAATAGAAGCGTCTCctagggccccccccccccactatgcAACACGGCAGCCGAGTAGCACAGTACAAGGGTCCTAAAGAGATCAGCCCCGGATCATACGAGATCAGCCCCGGATCATACGAGATCAGCCCCGGATCATACGAGATCAGCCCCGGATCATACGAGATCAGCCCCGGATCATACGAGATCAGCCCCGGATCATACGAGATCAGCCCCGGATCATACGAGATCAGCCCCGGATCATACGAGATCAGCCCCGGATCATACGAGATCAGCCCCGGATCATACCAGATCAGCCCCGGATCATACGAGATCAGCCCCGGATCATACGAGATCAGCCCCGGATCATACGAGATCAGCCCCGGATCATACGAGATCAGCCCCGGATCATATTCAGTATTTGCCCCCACTTACCACAGCCGTAAGCCTTGTTGGCCTGCAGAGTGTGAGCCGCATCTTTAGCTGCCACTTTGCCAATCAGGTGACTGTATTTATCCTTATAGTCTGACGTGGGGCTCACTCTGGCCGGGGGTCTCAGGGCATCAGCTTGTGCCTCTCGCAGCGCCAGCTCCTGTAGGGGGGGACACACAGGGGAAAGTAAGGGGAGTCCAATGTGTGGGTGTCAGGGTGAAGCAACGGGTCAGAACATGGAGTTGTACAAAGGGACCCCCCTGTGATTATGAGGCGGGAGCCCAGTCGGGGGCCACAGACCCATCTCACTGCCCCCAATGAAAGGCCAGTGTCAGTGTCAGTGGGAATCTCTGTCCAATCACAGGCTCACTAATTGGGCCCATTAGGATCAGTACAAGCAGAATGTGGGGTGCAGCTCTGTGCCCAGATAAATACTGCCCCGTCCCACACGGAGGTTTGTCAGGGGCCACAAGCTGAGCACAAGAGCTTACACTTTTACACTAACGTAACAACTCCCATAAACCTGAGCAGAGACACTGGAGAAACAATTCATAAACACCAACAAAATTCATCCCACTGATTCTGATCTATTGGGGTTCAGCAATAATGTCCCAGCCCCCCCATATATCACATTATACCCCCAATGTAAATACCTTcagcttcttcttctcttcagccTTACTGGGGTCCCACTCCTCCCCTCGTCTATACGCCTCCAGCTCTTCATCTGACGGGGCAAACTCCTTATACAAAAGAGAGGGGGGCATtttaagtatcactcatgtattataagggataatgtaccccctactgtaaatgataaggatattagaagtcactgaggggttgttctgtgaccatataaaggcacaaggctgcaggctgagttatacagggaactctgagtatcactcatgtattataagggataatgtaccccctactgtaaatgataaggatattagaagtcattgaggggttattctgtgaccatataaaggcacaaggctgcaggctgagttatacagggaactctgagtatcactcatgtattataagggataatgtaccccctactgtaaatgataaggatattagaagtcactgaggggttgttctgtgaccatataaaggcacaaggctgcaggctgagttatacagggaactctgagtatcactcatgtattataagggataatgtaccccctactgtaaatgataaggatattagaagtcattgaggggttattctgtgaccatataaaggcacaaggctgcaggctgagttatacagggaactctgagtatcactcatgtattataagggataatgtaccccctactgtaaatgataaggatattagaagtcactgaggggttgttctgtgaccatataaaggcacaaggctgcaggctgagttatacagggaactctgagtatcactcatgtattataagggataatgtaccccctactgtaaatgataaggatattagaagtcactgaggggttgttctgtgaccatataaaggcacaaggctgcaggctgagttatacagggaactctgagtatcactcatgtattataagggataatgtaccccctactgtaaatgataaggatattagatgttaaTTAAAAGGGAACCCCCATGTAATGATTATTCTCGTGCCACTGACCTTCTTGAATATCATCACATAACGAGTCTCCTCATCGTCCCCAAAAGAAAAGGACGTCAGGCCGGCGACTTCCACAACATCGTGACTGAGGGGGAGAGCAGAGCATCATGGGACACGGAATGTGAACATGGGACTGGGGTGTAGAACATATAAAGTGACAGAGAGACTCACACGATGCTGCGCTCAATCTTCCCCATCGACTCAAACT
Coding sequences:
- the LOC108703437 gene encoding sperm-associated antigen 7; the protein is MADLLGSILSSMERPPQVGDQESRRKAKEQAARLKKMQEHEKRKKVEFRKRMEQEVSQFIQDSSQTRRKFESMGKIERSIVHDVVEVAGLTSFSFGDDEETRYVMIFKKEFAPSDEELEAYRRGEEWDPSKAEEKKKLKELALREAQADALRPPARVSPTSDYKDKYSHLIGKVAAKDAAHTLQANKAYGCVPVANKRDTRSIEEAMNEIRAKKRLKNEDGDPASVSS